The proteins below come from a single Neospora caninum Liverpool complete genome, chromosome IX genomic window:
- a CDS encoding putative pre-mRNA splicing factor: MDYFASYAEDEAGELAAEAGKGPEAVGVDAVAPAEKAGEKRKEEGGEPREENACISLLPSINCAPPVSLLACKAQAQRNAVFHRPEDTVLMSNPKVEALQTPLQGPLTPQQVRRGGWTGVYRRRLAGDVEKEHVNVEAFDRQFYNFQFHGRAEDPSNFTRDALLAHNSAGADSDASKVREAVAYDTRGFVPEGEASRRQKRRRLRNDDATSDDFQGPWAPFEPEAVEASGVHTPEDGEAAATEADQGEDAEKSENGGAQKAKTRGGAASFSKDDAVDSIFHGKSATDYQGRSWLDVPPGTKELPPDSACFPPKREIHAYVGHTGGVQAIRFFPRSGHLLLSASMDSTVKIWDVLNQRKLYRTYTAHKQAVRDIQWAEEGRRFYSCSFDNTVKLWDTEAGKVIGSFGNGKTPYCVTVNPNDNNVFVVGSANRRAVQFDARTGNIEVEYAEHIGSVNTVTFCEEGRRLVTTADDKKLFVWEYGIPVVIKHVSEPDMHSMPAAAKHPSEKYLCFQSMDNQILTYDAYGKFRMNPRKKFKGHLCAGYACKPAFSPDGKWLLSGDGNGKLWIWNWKNGKNIRTLQAHDQVCIDCQWHPNMTSRVATCGWDGLIKLWD, translated from the exons ATGGACTACTTCGCGTCATACGCTGAGGATGAGGCCGGTGAGCTTGCGGCCGAGGCGGGGAAGGGGCCAGAGGCGGTGGGAGTGGACGCAGTCGCtcctgcagagaaagcgggagagaagagaaaggaagaaggaggcgagccgcgggaagaaaacgcatgcatttcGCTCCTGCCTTCCATCAACTGCGCGCCGCCTGTGAGCCTCTTGGCATGCAAGGCGCAGGCTCAAAGAAACGCGGTCTTCCATCGGCCCGAAGACACCGTTCTCATGTCCAATCCAAAAGTGGAAGCTCTGCAAACGCCGCTGCAAG GACCGTTGACCCCTCAGCAAGTGCGTCGCGGCGGGTGGACTGGCGTGTACAGACGCCGCTTGGCCGGCGACGTGGAGAAGGAGCACGTGAACGTGGAGGCGTTCGACAGACAGTTTTACAATTTCCAGTTCCACGGCCGGGCGGAAGATCCGTCGAACTTTACGCGGGACGCCTTGCTCGCGCATAACAGTGCAGGCGCGGACAGCGACGCTTCCAAAGTACGCGAAGCGGTCGCGTACGACACCCGGGGGTTCGttccagaaggcgaagcgtctcggcgacaaaaacgcaggcgcctgcggaACGACGACGCGACTTCCGACGACTTCCAGGGCCCGTGGGCGCCGTTCGAGCCGGAGGCGGTCGAGgcctcgggtgtacatacaccagaagacggggaggccGCAGCCACCGAGGCGGACCAGGGAGAGGAcgccgagaaaagcgagaacgggggcgcgcagaaggcgaagacgcggggcggggctgcgtctttttcgaaGGACGACGCTGTGGACAGCATCTTCCACGGGAAATCCGCGACGGACTACCAAGGGCGGTCGTGGCTGGACGTCCCGCCGGGGACGAAGGAGCTGCCGCCGGACAGCGCGTGTTTTCCGCCGAAGCGCGAGATCCACGCATACGTCGGGCACACGGGAGGCGTGCAGGCgattcgcttctttccgcggAGCGGTCACTTGCTGCTGAGTGCGAGCATGGACAGCACCGTGAAGATCTGGGACGTGCTGAACCAGCGGAAGCTGTAccgtacgtacaccgcacACAAGCAGGCGGTCCGGGACATTCAGTGGGCGGAGGAGGGTCGGCGGTTCTACAGTTGTTCGTTCGACAACACGGTCAAGTTATGGGACACGGAGGCGGGGAAAGTGATTGGTTCTTTCGGGAACGGAAAGACGCCGTACTGCGTCACAGTCAATCCGAACGACAACAATGTGTTTGTCGTCGGCAGCGCGAATCGCCGCGCAGTCCAGTTCGACGCGCGGACCGGGAACATCGAGGTCGAGTACGCCGAGCACATTGGCAGCGTGAACACGGTCACGTTCTGCGAGGAAGGTCGGCGCCTGGTGACGACGGCCGACGACAAGAAGCTGTTTGTCTGGGAGTACGGGATCCCCGTCGTCATCAAGCACGTGTCGGAGCCGGATATGCACTCGATGCCTGCTGCTGCGAAGCACCCAAGCGAGAAGTACCTTTGCTTCCAGTCGATGGACAACCAGATCCTCACCTACGACGCGTACGGCAAGTTCCGGATGAACCCGCGGAAGAAATTCAAGGGCCACTTGTGCGCAGGGTACGCCTGCAAGCCTGCATTCTCCCCCGACGGAAAGTGGCTGCTCtcaggagacggaaacggaaaactCTGGATTTGGAACtggaaaaacggaaaaaatATCCGAACCCTGCAAGCGCACGACCAAGTCTGCATCGACTGCCAGTGGCATCCCAACATGACTAGCCGAGTCGCCACGTGTGGCTGGGACGGCCTCATCAAACTCTGGGACTAA